The following coding sequences lie in one Oikeobacillus pervagus genomic window:
- the rimP gene encoding ribosome maturation factor RimP, which yields MSKVTEIVEQLVTPILDEMKLEIVETEYVKEGKNWFLRVFIDKDSGVDIEECGIVSERLSEKLDEIDPIPHNYFLEVSSPGAERPLKKTRDFEKAVGKQVHVKTYEPIEGEKVFEGKLLSFDGDQLIVEIKIKTRKKEITIPFEKVAKARLAVTFS from the coding sequence ACAACTTGTGACACCGATTTTAGATGAAATGAAATTAGAAATTGTAGAAACAGAGTATGTGAAAGAAGGGAAAAACTGGTTTTTACGAGTGTTTATTGATAAGGACTCAGGCGTTGATATCGAAGAATGCGGTATTGTTAGTGAGCGTCTAAGTGAAAAGCTAGATGAAATTGACCCTATACCTCATAATTATTTCCTCGAAGTTTCTTCGCCAGGAGCAGAGCGACCTCTCAAAAAAACGAGAGATTTTGAAAAAGCAGTTGGAAAACAAGTTCATGTTAAAACTTATGAACCAATTGAAGGTGAAAAAGTCTTTGAAGGGAAGTTGCTTTCCTTTGATGGAGATCAATTAATAGTAGAAATCAAAATAAAAACAAGAAAAAAAGAAATCACCATTCCTTTTGAAAAAGTTGCAAAAGCGCGATTAGCTGTTACTTTTTCATAG